From Triticum aestivum cultivar Chinese Spring chromosome 4A, IWGSC CS RefSeq v2.1, whole genome shotgun sequence, a single genomic window includes:
- the LOC123087365 gene encoding dehydrin HIRD11, whose protein sequence is MAGIMHKIEEKLHMGGGSDEHKKDEEHKKAEEHKKKDGEHKKDGEHKEGMMEKIKDKISGDGKKDGDHKEKKDKKKKKDKKHGEGHKDDDGHGSSSSDSDSD, encoded by the coding sequence ATGGCCGGCATCATGCACAAGATCGAGGAGAAGCTCCACATGGGCGGCGGCAGCGACGAGCACAAGAAGGACGAGGAGCACAAGAAGGCGGAGGAGCACAAGAAGAAGGACGGGGAGCACAAGAAGGACGGCGAGCACAAGGAGGGCATGATGGAGAAGATCAAGGACAAGATCAGCGGCGACGGCAAGAAGGACGGCGaccacaaggagaagaaggacaagaagaagaagaaggacaagaagcaCGGCGAGGGCCACAAGGACGACGACGGccacggcagcagcagcagcgacagcgACAGCGACTGA